One stretch of Carassius carassius chromosome 18, fCarCar2.1, whole genome shotgun sequence DNA includes these proteins:
- the LOC132092708 gene encoding ezrin-like yields the protein MPKPVNVRVTTMDAELEFAVQPSTTGKQLFDQVVKTIGLREIWYFGLQCMDSKGYPTWLKLDKKVSAQDLKKENPLQFKFRAKFFPEDVTDELIQDITQKLFFMQVKDGILSDEIYCPPETAVLLASYSVQAKFGDFNKEVHRPGYLTSDRLLPQRVLDQHKLSRDQWEERIQVWHEEHRGMLKEDAMLEYLKIAQDLEMYGVNYFDIKNKKGTQLWLGVDALGLNIYEKEDKLSPKIGFPWSEIRNISFNDKKFVIKPIDKKSPDFVFYSPRLRINKRILQLCMGNHELYMRRRKPDTIEVQQMKAQAREEKQHKQMERAQLESEKKRREAIEREKEEMEKEKQELMMRLYQFEEKTKKAEKDLQEQMQRAMQLERERRLAEEEAARLEAERQAALLAKEELARQAQDQLKSQEQLAAELAEHTARIALLEEAKQRKEEEAMTWQHRAQEAQDDLVKIREELHTPLPPPPPAFEPDENEFEDGESNSSYSADLQTGGINDHRSEEQRITEAEKNERVQKQLLALTSELSQARDETKKTQNDLLHTENMRAGRDKYKTLRQIRQGNTKQRIDEFEAL from the exons gtgGTGAAGACCATCGGGTTACGGGAAATATGGTACTTCGGACTACAGTGTATGGACAGCAAAGGGTACCCTACATGGCTGAAACTtgataaaaag GTCTCCGCTCAAGATTTGAAGAAGGAGAACCCTCTCCAGTTTAAGTTCCGTGCCAAGTTCTTCCCAGAAGATGTAACGGACGAGTTGATCCAGGATATCACTCAAAAGCTGTTCTTCATGCAAGTAAAAGACGGCATTCTGAGTGATGAGATCTACTGTCCACCAGAGACTGCAGTGCTTCTGGCCTCCTATTCAGTGCAGGCCAAATTTGGTGATTTCAACAAGGAAGTGCACAGACCTGGATACTTGACCTCCGATCGCCTCCTGCCTCAACG GGTTCTAGACCAGCACAAGTTGTCACGGGACCAATGGGAGGAGAGGATTCAGGTGTGGCACGAGGAACATCGTGGGATGCTTAA AGAGGATGCAATGCTCGAGTACCTGAAAATTGCTCAGGATCTGGAAATGTATGGGGTGAACTATTTTGACATCAAGAACAAGAAGGGAACACAGCTGTGGCTGGGTGTGGATGCCCTGGGCCTAAACATCTATGAGAAAGAAGACAA GCTCTCACCGAAAATTGGATTCCCCTGGAGTGAAATAAGAAACATTTCCTTCAATGATAAGAAGTTTGTCATCAAGCCTATAGATAAAAAATCTCCA GATTTTGTGTTCTACTCCCCGAGGTTGCGCATTAATAAGCGTATCCTACAGCTGTGTATGGGGAACCATGAGCTTTACATGCGCCGCAGGAAGCCGGACACCATCGAGGTGCAGCAGATGAAAGCACAGGCTCGAGAGgagaaacaacacaaacagatGGAGAG AGCTCAGCTGGAGAGTGAGAAGAAGAGACGAGAggccatagagagagagaaagaggagatgGAGAAGGAGAAACAGGAGCTGATGATGCGACTCTACCAGTTTGAGGAGAAGACCAAAAAAGCAGAAAAAG ACCTACAGGAGCAGATGCAGAGGGCCATGCAGCTGGAGCGTGAACGGAGGCTGGCAGAGGAGGAGGCCGCCAGACTGGAGGCAGAGAGGCAAGCAGCACTGTTGGCAAAGGAGGAACTGGCCCGTCAAGCCCAGGATCAGCTGAAGAGTCAGGAACAGCTG GCAGCTGAGCTGGCAGAACATACAGCTCGTATTGCACTCCTCGAGGAAGCCAAACAACGCAAGGAGGAGGAAGCTATGACATGGCAGCACAGA GCACAAGAGGCCCAAGATGACCTGGTAAAGATCCGCGAGGAGCTTCACACGCCTCTCCCTCCACCACCTCCTGCATTTGAACCTGATGAGAACGAGTTTGAAGATGGGGAGAGCAACAGTAGCTACAGTGCAGACCTGCAGACAGGTGGTATCAATGACCACCGCTCTGAAGAACAGCGAATCACTGAGGCCGAGAAGAATGAACGAGTTCAGAAACAGCTGTTG GCTCTGACATCAGAGTTGTCCCAGGCTCGTGATGAAACCAAGAAGACTCAGAATGACCTGTTGCACACAGAGAACATGCGCGCCGGCCGAGACAAATACAAAACTCTCCGGCAGATCCGCCAGGGCAACACCAAACAGAGGATTGATGAGTTTGAGGCCTTATAA